From one Trifolium pratense cultivar HEN17-A07 linkage group LG1, ARS_RC_1.1, whole genome shotgun sequence genomic stretch:
- the LOC123906312 gene encoding dirigent protein 22-like: protein MAKFHFSTLILISFIFITTISTAKSHSFVQTISPTTLGLHKPQKLSHIRFYFHDIIGGKNQTAIRVASSPASDKSPTGFGSVMMMDDPLTAKPELDSQIVGRAQGIYASASQSELGFLMVLNFVFTQGKYNGSSLSVLGRNTVESAVREMPIVGGSGLFRFARGYAHASTHSIITLEAVVEYNVYVFHY from the coding sequence ATGGCCAAATTTCACTTCTCAACCTTAATCCTCATCtccttcatcttcatcaccacCATTTCCACAGCAAAATCCCACTCTTTCGTACAAACCATTTCCCCAACAACACTAGGACTCCACAAACCTCAAAAACTAAGCCACATCCGTTTCTACTTCCACGACATCATCGGCGGCAAGAATCAAACCGCCATCCGAGTCGCCTCATCACCAGCCAGCGACAAATCTCCAACGGGATTTGGTTCGGTGATGATGATGGACGACCCGTTAACTGCAAAGCCGGAGTTAGATTCCCAGATTGTGGGAAGAGCTCAGGGAATATATGCTTCGGCTTCGCAGAGTGAATTGGGTTTTCTAATGGTACTTAACTTTGTTTTTACTCAAGGGAAATATAATGGAAGTAGTTTGAGTGTTTTGGGGCGGAATACGGTGGAATCTGCCGTGAGAGAGATGCCGATTGTCGGTGGTAGTGGGCTGTTCAGATTCGCGCGTGGGTATGCTCATGCTTCTACTCATTCTATTATTACACTTGAAGCTGTTGTGGAGTATAATGTTTATGTGTTCCATTATTAA